One segment of Ricinus communis isolate WT05 ecotype wild-type chromosome 8, ASM1957865v1, whole genome shotgun sequence DNA contains the following:
- the LOC112536880 gene encoding LOW QUALITY PROTEIN: uncharacterized protein LOC112536880 (The sequence of the model RefSeq protein was modified relative to this genomic sequence to represent the inferred CDS: inserted 1 base in 1 codon; deleted 2 bases in 1 codon; substituted 7 bases at 7 genomic stop codons) gives MILTLLLCHWTYLPRDSWNFHPPFGYADTKSPFNTNRXTSSGXILLVLTTRRKXPNENNNXLWLLAQTTSYKGDCSKRKCLGKYFYSXATVSRLRDCSAPCPRRXVIYSQKMLLQPDLAGELSXFAVENKTTSECMFIYFFFTNDRSLRIIAGQWLPKETLIRFAPXLGGIYLIPIIRRGSP, from the exons ATGATTTTGACACTGCTATTGTGTCATTGGACATATCTACCAAGGGATTCGTGGAATTTT cATCCCCCTTTTGGGTATGCAGATACTAAGAGTCCTTTCAATACCAACCGGTAGACATCATCTGGTTAGATCTTGCTAGTATTAACAAcgagaagaaaataaccaaatgAAAATAACAACTAATTATGGCTCCTGGCCCAAACAACATCCTATAAAGGGGATTGTAGCAAGAGGAAATGCCTAgggaaatatttttattcctaGGCTACAGTAAGTAGATTGAGAGACTGTTCCGCCCCTTGTCCCCGAAGATAGGTAATATATTCTCAAAAAATGTTGCTCCAACCTGACTTAGCTGGCGAGTTATCTTAATTCGCGGTAGAGAACAAGACGACGAGTGAgtgtatgtttatt tacttcttttttacCAACGACAGAAGTTTAAGGATAATTGCAGGTCAGTGGTTACCTAAGGAAACTCTGATTCGATTCGCTC GGCTGGGAGGCATTTATCTCATCCCGATCATAAGAAGAGGTTCACCATGA
- the LOC8266749 gene encoding ATPase family AAA domain-containing protein At1g05910 codes for MHSKRSGQGDGPVSRPVRTSDRLRRRPKVYGRTYLYYTPTIIRPRKSKPKTRTAASRIAKMLCPSNRPARSPNNNSGASNLRRSTRKRRISVNLEDYTDSSGSEDEDLMKPTFRRLRNRIDNSVSQDELSSPKRKKIAETRSTPRREGLRPRRSKTLAREKLNLESGDEQDTFDNKIIEDETENGNEIDDNDADDGQNDGEAEDEGDGEGEDEGDEDGDDEEGEEEEEEEEEEEQEGRRRYDLRNRAEVRRLSMEEGKQRPRSPRRVLHQGIGTRVNRDVRKGGSRVHKRHRITRAEDSDDSLLVDELDQGPAIPWARGGSRSGPPWLFGGLDMHGTTAWGLNVAASGWGHQGDNIAALTSGIQTAGPSSKGGADIQPLQVDESVSFDDIGGLSEYIDALKEMVFFPLLYPDFFASYHITPPRGVLLCGPPGTGKTLIARALACAASKAGQKVSFYMRKGADVLSKWVGEAERQLKLLFEEAQRNQPSIIFFDEIDGLAPVRSSKQEQIHNSIVSTLLALMDGLDSRGQVVLIGATNRVDAIDGALRRPGRFDREFNFPLPGCEARAEILDIHTRKWKQPPSKELKSELAASCVGYCGADLKALCTEAAIRAFREKYPQVYTSDDKFLIDVDSVKVEKYHFIEAMSTITPAAHRGAVVHSRPLSLVVAPCLQRHLQKAMDFISNIFPPLALASEFTKLSMLSYGSAIPIVYRPRLLMLGGEGSGLDHLGPAILHELEKFPVHSLGLPSLLSDPSAKTPEEALVHIFGEARRTTPSILYIPHFNLWWDNAHEQLRAVLLTLLEELPSDLPILFLGTTSVLPTESIELQHAVFPQRSIYEVGIPSTEDRSLFFERLIEAALSVLLEGATKKSQESESLPELPKAPKVASGPKASELKAKVEAEQHALRRMRMCLRDVCNRILYDKRFSAFHYPVTDEDAPNYRSIIQNPMDMATLLQRVDSGQYITCSGFLQDFDLIVTNAKVYNGDDYNGARIVSRAYELRDAVHGMLSQMDPALVAFCDKIVAQGGPLHVPDDLGGSIFPSTPVVQLGAVTRASARLRNVQPEVNLDQSYEALKRQKKNIDVAHAASTAEDKSRNIDPAQAAKPSEEPGTNDINFEKPESSSANGNQHETSGEASSDAEGSGSQDVTMLDAEMSSHVEYIKRLFIERTENYGIPELERLYTRIMKAIFESKDTVEDDPKYSILKVLVKFAEDEANF; via the exons ATGCATTCAAAACGTTCTGGTCAAGGAGATGGGCCTGTATCTAGGCCAGTCCGAACTAGTGATAGACTCAGGAGAAGGCCAAAAGTTTATGGTCGGACATATTTGTATTACACTCCAACCATCATTCGCCCTAGGAAAAGTAAACCTAAGACGAGGACAGCTGCTTCTCGAATTGCCAAGATGCTGTGTCCATCGAATCGGCCAGCACGAAGTCCAAACAATAAT TCAGGTGCTTCCAATCTTCGACGCTCGACTCGAAAGAGGAGGATTTCTGTAAATCTTGAAGATTATACAGATAGTTCTGGATCAGAAGATGAAGACTTGATG AAACCAACGTTTCGAAGATTGAGGAACCGCATTGACAATAGTGTTAGTCAAGATGAGTTATCATCTCCAAAGCGTAAAAAGATTGCGGAGACTAGATCAACACCTAGACGTGAAGGACTACGGCCACGTAGGTCAAAGACATTAGCACGAGAAAAGTTGAATTTAGAATCTGGTGATGAGCAAGATACTTTTGACAACAAAATTATCGAAGATGAGACTGAAAATGGGAACGAAATTGATGATAATGATGCAGATGATGGTCAGAATGATGGCGAGGCTGAGGATGAGGGTGATGGAGAGGGTGAGGATGAAGGAGATGAAGATGGTGATGACGAAGAAGgcgaagaagaggaagaagaagaagaagaagaagaacaagagGGAAGAAGGAGGTATGATCTCCGAAATCGTGCTGAAGTTCGTAGGCTTTCTATGGAAGAAGGTAAACAAAGGCCTCGGTCTCCACGAAGGGTATTGCATCAAGGAATAGGGACTAGGGTTAATAGGGATGTAAGAAAGGGTGGATCACGAGTTCACAAGCGCCATCGTATAACGAGAGCTGAAGATTCTGATGACTCCCTTCTTGTGGATGAGCTAGACCAAGGTCCTGCTATTCCTTGGGCTCGAGGAGGGAGCAGATCTGGTCCGCCTTGGCTCTTTGGGGGACTAGACATGCATGGAACAACAGCATGGGGACTGAATGTTGCGGCATCTGGTTGGGGTCATCAGGGTGATAATATTGCTGCATTGACTTCTGGGATCCAAACTGCTGGGCCAAGCTCTAAGGGAGGGGCAGATATCCAACCTTTACAAGTTGATGAGAGTGTAAGTTTTGATGACATAGGTGGGCTATCAGAATATATCGATGCTTTGAAGGAAATGGTTTTCTTTCCCTTATTATATCCAGATTTCTTTGCTAGTTATCACATTACCCCACCAAGGGGGGTTTTGTTATGTGGACCTCCTGGCACTGGGAAAACATTGATTGCCAGAGCATTAGCTTGTGCGGCTTCAAAAGCTGGTCAGAAGGTTAGTTTTTACATGCGTAAGGGTGCTGATGTACTTAGCAAGTGGGTAGGTGAGGCTGAAAGACAATTGAAATTGCTTTTTGAGGAGGCACAAAGAAACCAGCCATCCATAATTTTCTTTGATGAAATAGATGGTCTTGCTCCTGTGAGGTCTAGCAAACAAGAGCAGATTCACAATTCTATTGTTTCCACTTTGCTTGCCTTGATGGATGGTCTAGATTCACGCGGACAAGTTGTTTTGATTGGAGCAACCAATAGAGTTGATGCCATTGATGGAGCCTTGCGTCGGCCTGGTCGGTTTGATCGTGAATTTAATTTTCCTTTGCCTGGGTGTGAAGCTCGCGCTGAAATACTAGACATCCACACTCGGAAGTGGAAGCAGCCTCCTTCAAAAGAACTGAAATCAGAACTTGCAGCTAGTTGTGTTGGATATTGTGGTGCTGATTTAAAGGCACTATGTACTGAAGCTGCCATCCGAGCTTTCCGTGAAAAATATCCTCAAGTGTACACAAGTGATGATAAGTTTCTGATTGATGTTGACTCAGTCAAGGTTGAAAAGTATCATTTTATTGAAGCCATGTCTACAATTACCCCTGCTGCCCACAGGGGTGCTGTTGTGCACTCTAGGCCATTGTCTTTAGTAGTTGCACCATGTCTGCAAAGACATCTGCAGAAGGCCATGGATTTTATTTCCAATATATTCCCCCCCCTTGCATTGGCATCAGAGTTTACCAAGCTTTCTATGCTTTCATATGGATCTGCAATTCCTATTGTGTATAGACCACGGCTTCTGATGCTTGGTGGTGAAGGTTCTGGCCTG GATCATCTTGGGCCTGCAATTTTACATGAACTGGAGAAATTCCCTGTTCATTCTCTTGGACTTCCATCTCTTCTTTCAGACCCCAGTGCAAAAACACCAGAGGAAGCATTGGTGCATATATTTGGGGAAGCGAGGAGAACAACACCTTCGATCCTTTATATACCTCACTTCAATCTTTGGTGGGATAAT GCACATGAACAGCTGAGGGCTGTGCTATTGACTCTATTAGAAGAATTGCCATCTGACTTGCCAATATTGTTTCTGGGAACTACTTCAGTTCTACCTACTGAAAGTATAGAGCTGCAGCATGCAGTATTTCCTCAACGATCCAT CTATGAAGTGGGCATACCATCAACTGAAGACAGATCTTTGTTTTTTGAACGTTTAATTGAAGCTGCTTTATCAGTCTTGTTGGAGGGTGCGACCAAGAAATCCCAAGAATCAGAATCCCTTCCTGAACTTCCCAAGGCACCAAAAGTGGCTAGTGGCCCAAAGGCCTCAGAGTTAAAAGCTAAGGTAGAAGCTGAGCAGCATGCCCTTCGTCGAATGCGGATGTGCCTCAGAGATGTTTGCAACCG GATATTGTATGATAAGCGGTTTAGTGCCTTCCATTATCCTGTCACAGATGAGGATGCTCCAAACTATCGCTCAATAATCCAAAACCCTATGGACATGGCTACTTTGCTGCAGCGTGTTGACTCTGGTCAGTATATTACATGTTCAGGATTCCTGCAGGATTTCGATCTCATTGTGACCAATGCAAAG GTGTATAATGGAGATGATTACAATGGTGCTAGGATTGTCAGTAGAGCTTATGAACTTCGGGATGCA GTGCATGGAATGCTGTCACAGATGGACCCTGCACTTGTTGCCTTCTGTGACAAGATTGTTGCTCAAGGGGGTCCACTTCATGTGCCAGATGATTTAGGGGGATCTATCTTTCCTTCAACCCCAGTGGTGCAGTTGGGAGCTGTTACCAGAGCAAGTGCTCGACTCCGCAATGTCCAGCCAGAGGTTAATCTGGATCAAAGCTATGAGGCTTTGAAAAGGCAGAAGAAAAACATTGATGTTGCACATGCAG CTTCAACAGCAGAAGACAAATCACGAAACATAGATCCAGCACAAGCAGCAAAACCATCAGAAGAACCAGGGACAAATGacattaattttgaaaagcCAGAATCCTCATCTGCCAATGGCAATCAGCATGAAACTTCTGGAGAAGCTTCTAGTGATGCTGAAGGGAGTGGCTCCCAAGATGTTACTATGTTGGATGCTGAAATGTCAAGCCATGTGGAGTACATCAAGCGGCTTTTTATCGAGCGCACAGAAAACTATGGCATTCCAGAGCTTGAAAGGCTGTACACGCGCATAATGAAGGCCATTTTTGAATCCAAGGACACAGTTGAAGACGACCCTAAGTACTCAATTTTGAAGGTTTTGGTGAAATTTGCTGAGGACGAGGCAAATTTCTGA